From a single Streptomyces sp. NBC_01264 genomic region:
- the eccCa gene encoding type VII secretion protein EccCa encodes MSQIVVKRPPRSLPPEVPSDELRLEAPPELPRGQQEGVLMQLLPMLGMGSSAVFFFMPGAAPFMRIMGVLMMVSTVGMLVAQLVRHRRGTQGQMADIRRDYLKYLAQTRRQVRRTARAQRDAQLYLHPAPEQLWSVVAEGSRLWERRVGDADFGQARLGLGAQRLATPLVAPDTAPVDELEPLAAGAMQRFLRVHSSLDGLPMAVSLRAFYHVTVSGEPESARSTARALVAQLATLHSPEDLMVAVVAAPGSVAEWDWVKWLPHTQLLGQIDGAGTKRLFGDDLAELEGLLGSRLEGRPRFSREGSPVLDQPHVVLVLDSGSRGGLVPPDSVFAAAEGLQGVTVVEVVAGELDEARGGLSVVVRPGRLRLESGAGFAYEGLPDTLSLPAAEALARQLAPLRTGGGDEDEPLLANLDFTDLLNLGDAAAVDVARTWRPRSAGERLRVPIGVGEDGSPVMLDLKEAAQEGMGPHGLCVGATGSGKSELLRTLVLGLAVTHTSETLNFVLADFKGGATFTGMGQMPHVAAVITNLADDLTLVDRMGDSIRGELQRRQELLRSAGNYANIHDYEKARAAGAPLEPLASLVLVIDEFSELLTAKPDFIDMFIQIGRIGRSLGVHLLLASQRLEEGKLRGLDTYLSYRIGLRTFSAAESRTAIGVPDAYHLPSVPGSGYLKFGTDEMTRFKAAYVSGTYRSGGPDLSVGLFPVERRPALFTAAPVPVVYAAPDPAYLSARAEQEARAGDDALADTVLDVIVGRLEGQGVPAHQVWLPPLDQAPPLDQLLPALAPSAERGLHAEGYTRPGGLVVPLGLIDKPFEQRREVLYRDFSGAAGHMMVVGGPQSGKSTLMRTLISSFALTHTPREVQFYGLDFGGGGLSSLAELPHVGGIASRLDPERVRRTVAEVAGVLRRREEFFRANGIDSIGTYRRRRAAGELPGEAWGDVFLVVDGWGGFRGEYEALEQVVTDIASRGLGYGIHVVITVARYMEVRAALKDQILSRLELRLGDVMDSEFDRKVAANVPAGMPGRGQVAEKLHFLGALPRVDGSHAADDLSEATAAFVDAVKQNWTGQAAPGVRLLPRLLHADQLPKGGEYPERGIAIGIDETELEPVFVDFETDPFLLVFGESESGKTNLLRLIAQRISERYGPDRARLVVGDYRRSLLGALPEEHLLEYAPMASSLQMHMEALAGVFARRQPPQDVTPQQLRDRSWWTGPDVFIIIDDFDLVATSQGNPLAQLVEFLPFARDTGVRFIIARSSAGASRALYEPFMQRIKELGAQGVVLSGDPSEGDLVGSVRPRPMPPGRASFVSRKRGASLIQIGRMPGM; translated from the coding sequence GTGAGCCAGATCGTCGTCAAACGTCCGCCCCGGTCGCTGCCGCCCGAAGTGCCTTCGGACGAACTGCGGCTGGAGGCGCCGCCGGAACTGCCCCGGGGGCAGCAGGAGGGCGTGCTGATGCAGCTCCTCCCGATGCTCGGGATGGGCTCGTCGGCCGTCTTCTTCTTCATGCCGGGCGCCGCGCCGTTCATGCGCATCATGGGCGTGCTGATGATGGTGTCGACGGTGGGCATGCTGGTGGCGCAGTTGGTGCGGCACCGGCGCGGTACACAGGGGCAAATGGCCGATATCCGGCGGGACTACCTCAAGTACCTGGCTCAGACCCGCCGTCAGGTACGCAGGACCGCGCGGGCCCAGCGTGACGCGCAGCTGTATCTGCACCCGGCTCCGGAGCAGTTGTGGTCGGTGGTGGCCGAGGGTTCGCGGCTGTGGGAGCGGCGGGTCGGCGACGCGGACTTCGGGCAGGCCCGGCTGGGGCTGGGCGCGCAGCGTCTGGCGACCCCGCTGGTGGCTCCGGACACGGCGCCGGTGGACGAGCTGGAGCCGCTGGCGGCGGGCGCCATGCAGCGGTTCCTGCGGGTACACTCCTCGCTGGACGGGCTGCCGATGGCGGTGTCGTTGCGGGCGTTCTACCACGTGACGGTCTCCGGGGAGCCCGAGTCGGCGCGGAGCACCGCGCGGGCGCTGGTGGCGCAACTGGCCACGCTGCACTCCCCCGAGGACCTGATGGTGGCCGTGGTGGCGGCCCCGGGTTCGGTGGCGGAGTGGGACTGGGTGAAGTGGCTGCCGCACACCCAGCTGCTGGGTCAGATCGACGGGGCCGGCACGAAGCGGCTGTTCGGCGACGACCTCGCGGAGCTGGAGGGGCTGCTCGGTTCCCGGCTGGAGGGGCGGCCCCGGTTCAGCCGGGAGGGCTCCCCCGTGCTGGACCAGCCGCACGTGGTGCTCGTACTGGACTCGGGTTCCCGCGGGGGTCTGGTGCCGCCGGACTCGGTGTTCGCCGCGGCCGAGGGGCTTCAGGGCGTCACCGTCGTCGAGGTGGTGGCGGGCGAGCTGGACGAGGCGCGCGGCGGGCTGTCGGTCGTGGTGCGGCCGGGCCGGCTGCGGCTGGAGTCGGGTGCGGGCTTCGCCTACGAGGGTCTGCCGGACACCCTGTCGCTGCCGGCGGCCGAGGCCCTGGCCCGGCAGCTGGCGCCGCTGCGGACGGGCGGCGGGGACGAGGACGAGCCGCTGCTGGCCAACCTGGACTTCACCGACCTGCTGAACCTGGGCGACGCGGCCGCCGTGGACGTGGCCCGGACCTGGCGGCCGCGCTCCGCCGGCGAGCGGCTGCGCGTGCCGATCGGGGTCGGCGAGGACGGCTCTCCGGTGATGCTGGACCTGAAGGAGGCCGCGCAGGAGGGCATGGGTCCGCACGGGCTGTGCGTGGGCGCGACCGGTTCGGGCAAGTCGGAGCTGCTGCGCACGCTGGTGCTGGGACTGGCCGTCACGCACACCTCGGAGACGCTGAACTTCGTACTCGCGGACTTCAAGGGCGGTGCGACCTTCACCGGGATGGGGCAGATGCCGCACGTCGCGGCCGTCATCACCAACCTGGCGGACGACCTCACGCTCGTGGACCGCATGGGCGACTCGATCCGCGGCGAGCTGCAGCGCCGCCAGGAGCTGCTGCGCTCGGCGGGCAACTACGCGAACATCCACGACTACGAGAAGGCCCGCGCGGCGGGTGCTCCGCTGGAGCCGCTGGCCTCGCTGGTGCTGGTCATCGACGAGTTCTCCGAGCTGCTGACCGCGAAGCCGGACTTCATCGACATGTTCATCCAGATCGGCCGCATCGGCCGGTCGCTGGGCGTGCACCTGCTGCTGGCCTCGCAGCGGCTGGAGGAGGGCAAGCTGCGCGGGCTGGACACGTACCTGTCGTACCGGATCGGTCTGCGGACCTTCTCGGCGGCGGAGTCGCGGACCGCGATCGGCGTGCCGGACGCCTACCACCTGCCGTCGGTGCCCGGTTCGGGCTACCTGAAGTTCGGTACGGACGAGATGACGCGCTTCAAGGCGGCGTACGTCTCGGGCACCTACCGCTCGGGCGGGCCCGACCTGTCGGTCGGGCTGTTCCCGGTGGAGCGGCGGCCCGCGCTGTTCACGGCGGCGCCGGTGCCGGTGGTGTACGCGGCCCCGGACCCGGCGTACCTGTCGGCGCGCGCGGAGCAGGAGGCGCGGGCCGGGGACGACGCGCTGGCGGACACGGTGCTGGACGTGATCGTGGGACGGCTGGAGGGGCAGGGGGTGCCGGCGCACCAGGTGTGGCTGCCGCCGCTGGACCAGGCTCCGCCGCTGGACCAGCTGCTGCCGGCGCTGGCGCCGAGCGCGGAGCGCGGACTGCACGCGGAGGGGTACACGCGGCCGGGCGGGCTGGTCGTACCGCTCGGGCTCATCGACAAGCCCTTCGAGCAGCGGCGCGAGGTGCTGTACCGGGACTTCTCGGGTGCGGCGGGCCACATGATGGTGGTCGGCGGCCCGCAGTCGGGCAAGTCCACGCTGATGCGGACGCTGATCTCCTCGTTCGCGCTCACGCACACCCCGCGCGAGGTGCAGTTCTACGGGCTGGACTTCGGCGGCGGCGGTCTGTCCTCGCTCGCCGAACTGCCGCACGTGGGCGGGATCGCCTCCCGGCTGGACCCGGAGCGGGTGCGGCGCACGGTCGCGGAGGTGGCCGGGGTGCTGCGCCGGCGCGAGGAGTTCTTCCGCGCGAACGGCATCGACTCGATCGGCACCTACCGGCGCCGACGGGCCGCGGGCGAGCTGCCCGGGGAGGCCTGGGGCGACGTGTTCCTGGTCGTCGACGGCTGGGGCGGCTTCCGGGGCGAGTACGAGGCCCTGGAGCAGGTCGTCACGGACATCGCGTCCCGCGGGCTGGGATACGGCATCCACGTGGTGATCACGGTCGCCCGGTACATGGAGGTCCGGGCCGCGCTGAAGGACCAGATCCTCAGCCGGCTGGAACTGCGCCTCGGCGATGTCATGGACTCCGAGTTCGACCGCAAGGTGGCGGCGAACGTCCCCGCGGGGATGCCGGGCCGCGGTCAGGTCGCGGAGAAGCTGCACTTCCTGGGCGCGCTGCCGCGGGTCGACGGCTCGCACGCGGCGGACGACCTGTCGGAGGCCACGGCCGCCTTCGTGGACGCCGTGAAGCAGAACTGGACGGGCCAGGCGGCCCCCGGTGTGCGGCTGCTGCCGCGGCTGCTGCACGCGGACCAGCTCCCCAAGGGCGGGGAGTACCCGGAGCGCGGGATCGCGATCGGCATCGACGAGACCGAGCTGGAGCCGGTGTTCGTCGACTTCGAGACCGACCCCTTCCTCCTGGTGTTCGGCGAGAGCGAGTCGGGCAAGACCAACCTGCTGCGGCTCATCGCGCAGCGGATCTCGGAGCGCTACGGCCCGGACCGGGCACGGCTGGTGGTCGGCGACTACCGGCGCAGCCTGCTCGGCGCGCTGCCGGAGGAGCACCTGCTGGAGTACGCGCCGATGGCGAGCTCCCTGCAGATGCACATGGAGGCGCTGGCCGGGGTGTTCGCCCGCCGCCAGCCCCCGCAGGACGTCACCCCGCAGCAGCTGCGCGACCGCAGCTGGTGGACGGGGCCGGACGTGTTCATCATCATCGACGACTTCGACCTGGTGGCCACGAGCCAGGGCAATCCGCTGGCGCAGCTGGTGGAGTTCCTGCCGTTCGCGCGCGACACGGGGGTGCGCTTCATCATCGCGCGCAGCTCGGCGGGCGCCTCGCGAGCGCTGTACGAGCCGTTCATGCAGCGGATCAAGGAGCTGGGCGCGCAGGGCGTGGTGCTGTCCGGCGATCCGTCCGAGGGGGATCTGGTCGGCAGCGTGCGGCCGCGTCCCATGCCTCCGGGCCGGGCCTCCTTCGTCTCGCGCAAGCGCGGGGCCTCGCTGATCCAGATCGGCCGGATGCCGGGGATGTAG
- the eccD gene encoding type VII secretion integral membrane protein EccD, whose product MNTAEATGFRRVTVVAPDSRIDVALPEDIAVADIYPELLRLTGQTQPVGAPTGFHLVLRSGTVLDGARTLAAQQVLDGEVLSLRPFAESLPPAVFDDVSDAVAAAVVSDRHRWSDDMLRGAGLTGAAVLFVLLGFVLWYADPVLHDMHGLPGIIAGSVGVLLTAAAGVRARVYRDRGSAVALGLAAVPHLLLAGAGIIAPAAGQGPGRLQFLLGCVCVLVASVALVALTPDGDAPFVATTFLAATGTLATFVAIAADAGATDAAAVCAPAAIGLVAFLPGLSARFARLPIGYAAPRSAVAEYETPDRYETDAYGERSAADQHDSAGPLDAEAIAAQARRGHEMLLGLVGGCAAVAVGSAAVLGFSDNTWARLLALATGLAMLLRARLFRYTSQVACTLVAGFAALGLLVLGLAMHPPLALLKELALYGDHSGLEIRTLWLSAAVAAGAALFAGIALVIPRKGLSPFWGRLLDLTEAAVLLSLVPLALAVLDVYARARALTS is encoded by the coding sequence GTGAACACCGCCGAGGCGACCGGCTTCCGCAGGGTCACCGTCGTGGCTCCCGACAGCCGCATAGACGTAGCCCTCCCCGAGGACATCGCCGTCGCCGACATCTACCCCGAGCTGCTGCGCCTCACCGGCCAGACCCAGCCCGTCGGCGCACCCACCGGCTTCCACCTCGTCCTGCGCTCCGGCACCGTCCTCGACGGCGCCCGCACCCTCGCCGCCCAGCAGGTCCTCGACGGCGAAGTGCTCAGCCTGCGCCCCTTCGCGGAATCCCTGCCGCCCGCCGTCTTCGACGACGTCTCCGACGCCGTCGCCGCCGCCGTGGTGAGCGACCGCCACCGCTGGAGCGACGACATGCTGCGCGGCGCGGGCCTGACCGGCGCCGCCGTCCTCTTCGTCCTCCTCGGCTTCGTCCTCTGGTACGCCGACCCCGTCCTGCACGACATGCACGGACTGCCCGGCATCATCGCGGGCTCCGTCGGCGTGCTCCTCACCGCCGCCGCGGGCGTCCGTGCCCGGGTCTACCGCGACCGCGGCTCCGCCGTCGCCCTCGGCCTCGCCGCCGTACCGCACCTGCTGCTCGCAGGCGCCGGCATCATCGCCCCCGCCGCGGGCCAGGGCCCCGGCCGCCTGCAGTTCCTCCTCGGCTGCGTCTGCGTGCTCGTCGCCTCCGTCGCCCTCGTCGCCCTCACCCCGGACGGCGACGCACCCTTCGTCGCGACCACCTTCCTCGCCGCCACCGGGACCCTGGCCACGTTCGTCGCGATCGCCGCCGACGCCGGCGCGACCGACGCCGCGGCGGTCTGCGCCCCCGCAGCCATCGGCCTCGTCGCCTTCCTCCCCGGCCTCTCCGCCCGCTTCGCCCGGCTCCCCATCGGCTACGCCGCCCCGCGCAGCGCCGTGGCCGAGTACGAGACCCCGGACCGCTACGAGACCGACGCGTACGGTGAGCGCTCCGCCGCCGACCAGCACGACTCCGCGGGCCCCCTCGACGCCGAGGCCATCGCCGCCCAGGCCCGCCGCGGCCACGAGATGCTCCTCGGCCTTGTCGGCGGCTGCGCGGCCGTCGCCGTCGGCTCGGCCGCCGTCCTCGGCTTCTCGGACAACACCTGGGCCCGGCTCCTGGCCCTGGCCACCGGGCTCGCCATGCTGCTGCGCGCCCGCCTCTTCCGCTACACCTCCCAGGTCGCCTGCACCCTCGTGGCCGGCTTCGCCGCCCTCGGCCTGCTCGTCCTGGGCCTCGCGATGCACCCGCCGCTCGCCCTGCTCAAGGAGCTCGCGCTGTACGGGGACCACAGCGGCCTGGAGATCCGTACGCTCTGGCTGTCCGCCGCCGTCGCCGCCGGCGCGGCCCTCTTCGCCGGAATTGCATTGGTCATTCCCCGCAAGGGTCTGTCACCCTTCTGGGGGCGGCTCCTCGACCTCACCGAGGCGGCGGTCCTGCTCAGCCTGGTCCCGCTGGCCCTGGCCGTGCTCGACGTCTACGCCCGGGCCCGCGCTCTCACCAGCTGA
- the rpsO gene encoding 30S ribosomal protein S15, with translation MPLDAAVKKQLIAEFGAKEGDTGSPEVQVAMLSRRISDLTEHLKSHKHDHHSRRGLLILVGQRRRLLQYLAKKDIQRFRTLVERLGIRRGAAGAK, from the coding sequence GTGCCGCTCGACGCCGCAGTCAAGAAGCAGCTCATCGCAGAGTTTGGTGCCAAGGAGGGCGACACCGGCTCCCCCGAGGTCCAGGTCGCGATGCTGTCCCGCCGCATCTCGGACCTGACCGAGCACCTCAAGTCCCACAAGCACGACCACCACTCCCGTCGTGGTCTGCTGATCCTGGTCGGCCAGCGTCGCCGCCTGCTGCAGTACCTGGCCAAGAAGGACATCCAGCGCTTCCGTACGCTGGTCGAGCGCCTCGGCATCCGCCGCGGTGCGGCCGGCGCCAAGTAA
- a CDS encoding polyribonucleotide nucleotidyltransferase — protein sequence MENETHYAEAVIDNGSFGTRTIRFETGRLARQAAGSAVAYLDDDTMVLSATTASKKPKDQLDFFPLTVDVEERQYAAGKIPGSFFRREGRPSEDAILTCRLIDRPLRPSFKKGLRNEIQVVATIMALNPDHLYDVVAINAASASTQLAGLPFSGPIGGVRVALIRGQWVAFPTHTELEDAVFDMVVAGRVLEDGDVAIMMVEAEATEKTIALVKGGAEAPTEEVVAAGLDASKPFIKVLCKAQADLAAKAAKPEGEFPVFLDYQDDVYEALSAAVKGELSQALTIAGKQDREAELDRVKEIAAEKLLPAFEGREKEISAAYRSLTKALVRERVIKDKVRIDGRGITDIRTLAAEVEAIPRVHGSALFERGETQILGVTTLNMLRMEQQLDTLSPVTRKRYMHNYNFPPYSVGETGRVGSPKRREIGHGALAERAIVPVLPTREEFPYAIRQVSEALGSNGSTSMGSVCASTMSLLNAGVPLKAPVAGIAMGLISQEIDGKTHYVALTDILGAEDAFGDMDFKVAGTKEFVTALQLDTKLDGIPASVLAAALKQARDARLHILDVMMEAIDTPDAMSPFAPRIITVKIPVDKIGEVIGPKGKMINQIQEDTGAEITIEDDGTIYIGAADGPAAEAARATINQIANPTMPEVGERYLGTVVKTTTFGAFVSLMPGKDGLLHISQIRKLAGGKRVENVEDVLAVGTKVQVEIAEIDSRGKLSLVPVIDGETAGDADDADKDDSDK from the coding sequence GTGGAGAACGAGACCCACTACGCCGAGGCCGTCATTGACAACGGTTCCTTCGGCACCCGCACCATCCGCTTCGAGACGGGCCGTCTGGCCCGCCAGGCCGCCGGCTCCGCCGTTGCCTACCTGGACGACGACACGATGGTGCTTTCCGCCACCACCGCGTCGAAGAAGCCCAAGGACCAGCTCGACTTCTTCCCCCTGACGGTGGACGTCGAGGAGCGCCAGTACGCGGCCGGCAAGATCCCCGGTTCGTTCTTCCGCCGCGAGGGCCGCCCCTCCGAGGACGCGATCCTCACCTGTCGCCTGATCGACCGCCCGCTGCGCCCGTCCTTCAAGAAGGGCCTGCGCAACGAGATCCAGGTCGTCGCGACGATCATGGCGCTCAACCCCGACCACCTGTACGACGTCGTGGCGATCAACGCCGCCTCCGCGTCCACCCAGCTGGCCGGTCTGCCCTTCTCCGGCCCGATCGGCGGCGTCCGCGTCGCGCTGATCCGCGGCCAGTGGGTCGCCTTCCCGACGCACACCGAGCTCGAGGACGCCGTCTTCGACATGGTCGTCGCGGGCCGTGTGCTCGAGGACGGCGACGTCGCGATCATGATGGTCGAGGCCGAGGCCACCGAGAAGACCATCGCCCTGGTCAAGGGCGGCGCCGAGGCGCCGACCGAGGAGGTCGTGGCCGCCGGCCTCGACGCCTCGAAGCCCTTCATCAAGGTCCTCTGCAAGGCCCAGGCGGACCTGGCGGCCAAGGCCGCCAAGCCCGAGGGCGAGTTCCCGGTCTTCCTGGACTACCAGGACGACGTCTACGAGGCCCTCTCGGCCGCGGTGAAGGGCGAGCTCTCCCAGGCGCTGACCATCGCGGGCAAGCAGGACCGCGAGGCCGAGCTGGACCGCGTCAAGGAGATCGCCGCAGAGAAGCTCCTCCCGGCCTTCGAAGGCCGGGAGAAGGAGATCTCCGCCGCGTACCGCAGCCTCACCAAGGCCCTGGTCCGCGAGCGCGTCATCAAGGACAAGGTCCGCATCGACGGCCGCGGGATCACGGACATCCGTACCCTCGCCGCCGAGGTCGAGGCCATCCCGCGCGTGCACGGCTCGGCGCTGTTCGAGCGTGGCGAGACCCAGATCCTGGGCGTCACCACCCTCAACATGCTCCGCATGGAGCAGCAGCTGGACACCCTCTCCCCGGTGACCCGCAAGCGCTACATGCACAACTACAACTTCCCGCCGTACTCGGTCGGCGAGACCGGCCGTGTCGGTTCGCCGAAGCGCCGCGAGATCGGCCACGGCGCGCTCGCCGAGCGCGCGATCGTGCCGGTCCTCCCGACGCGCGAGGAGTTCCCCTACGCGATCCGCCAGGTGTCCGAGGCTCTCGGCTCCAACGGCTCGACGTCCATGGGCTCGGTCTGCGCCTCCACCATGTCGCTGCTGAACGCCGGTGTGCCCCTCAAGGCCCCCGTCGCCGGTATCGCCATGGGCCTGATCTCGCAGGAGATCGACGGCAAGACCCACTACGTCGCCCTCACCGACATCCTCGGTGCGGAGGACGCCTTCGGCGACATGGACTTCAAGGTCGCCGGCACCAAGGAGTTCGTCACCGCGCTCCAGCTGGACACCAAGCTCGACGGCATCCCGGCCTCGGTTCTGGCCGCCGCCCTCAAGCAGGCCCGCGACGCCCGCCTCCACATCCTCGACGTGATGATGGAAGCGATCGACACGCCGGACGCCATGTCCCCGTTCGCCCCCCGGATCATCACCGTCAAGATCCCGGTGGACAAGATCGGTGAGGTCATCGGGCCCAAGGGCAAGATGATCAACCAGATCCAGGAGGACACCGGCGCCGAGATCACGATCGAGGACGACGGCACCATCTACATCGGTGCCGCCGACGGTCCGGCCGCCGAGGCCGCCCGCGCCACGATCAACCAGATCGCCAACCCGACCATGCCGGAGGTCGGCGAGCGTTACCTGGGTACGGTCGTCAAGACCACCACCTTCGGTGCCTTCGTCTCCCTCATGCCCGGCAAGGACGGCCTGCTGCACATCTCGCAGATCCGCAAGCTCGCCGGTGGCAAGCGCGTGGAGAACGTCGAGGACGTGCTCGCGGTCGGCACCAAGGTCCAGGTCGAGATCGCGGAGATCGACTCCCGCGGCAAGCTCTCCCTGGTCCCCGTGATCGACGGCGAAACCGCTGGTGACGCCGATGACGCTGACAAGGACGACTCCGACAAGTGA
- a CDS encoding M16 family metallopeptidase, whose translation MMSRSSRVTARPSSEGRAVARTQTLLKGAGGIGTVRRTVLPGGLRVVTETLPSVRSATFGIWAHVGSRDETPSLNGATHYLEHLLFKGTEKRSALDISSAIDAVGGEMNAFTAKEYTCYYARVLDTDLPLAIDVVCDMLTGSLILESDVDAERGVILEEIAMTEDDPGDMVHDLFAQTMYGDTPLGRPVLGSVDTINALTADRIRRFYKKHYDPTHLVVAAAGNVDHNKVVRQVRAAFEKAGALTRTDAEPVGPRSGTKRIRTSGRIELVNRKTEQAHVVLGMPALARTDERRWALGVLNTALGGGMSSRLFQEVREKRGLAYSVYSYTSGFADTGLFGVYAGCRPNQVHDVLRICRDELDKVAADGITDEEIRRAVGQLSGSTVLGLEDTGAIMNRIGKSELCWGDQMSVDDLLARIAAVTPDEVRSVAQDVLAQRPSLAVIGPLKEKQAARLDEAVA comes from the coding sequence GTGATGTCGCGTAGTTCCCGTGTGACGGCCCGCCCCTCTTCGGAGGGGCGGGCCGTCGCCCGTACCCAAACACTGCTCAAGGGCGCAGGCGGCATCGGCACCGTCCGCCGCACGGTCCTCCCCGGCGGACTGCGCGTCGTCACCGAGACCCTGCCGTCCGTCCGCTCCGCCACCTTCGGGATCTGGGCGCACGTCGGATCCCGGGACGAGACGCCCTCGCTGAACGGCGCCACGCACTACCTGGAACACCTCCTCTTCAAGGGCACCGAGAAGCGCAGTGCCCTCGACATCTCCTCCGCGATCGACGCGGTCGGCGGCGAGATGAACGCCTTCACGGCGAAGGAGTACACCTGCTACTACGCGCGGGTGCTCGACACCGACCTGCCGCTGGCCATCGACGTCGTGTGCGACATGCTCACCGGCTCGCTGATCCTCGAATCCGATGTCGACGCCGAGCGCGGAGTCATCCTCGAAGAGATCGCGATGACCGAGGACGACCCGGGCGACATGGTCCACGACCTGTTCGCCCAGACCATGTACGGGGACACCCCACTCGGGCGCCCCGTCCTCGGTTCCGTCGACACGATCAACGCGCTCACCGCCGACCGGATCCGCCGCTTCTACAAGAAGCACTACGACCCCACCCACCTGGTCGTGGCGGCCGCGGGCAACGTCGACCACAACAAGGTCGTACGCCAGGTCCGCGCGGCCTTCGAGAAGGCCGGCGCCCTCACCCGCACCGACGCCGAACCGGTCGGTCCGCGCTCCGGCACCAAGCGGATCCGCACCTCCGGCCGCATCGAGCTGGTCAACCGCAAGACCGAGCAGGCCCACGTGGTCCTCGGCATGCCGGCCCTGGCCCGCACCGACGAGCGGCGCTGGGCGCTGGGCGTACTGAACACCGCGCTCGGCGGCGGCATGTCCTCCCGCCTCTTCCAGGAGGTCCGGGAGAAGCGCGGCCTCGCCTACAGCGTGTACTCGTACACCTCGGGCTTCGCCGACACCGGCCTCTTCGGCGTCTACGCGGGCTGCCGCCCCAACCAGGTCCACGACGTCCTGCGGATCTGCCGGGACGAGCTGGACAAGGTCGCCGCCGACGGGATCACCGACGAGGAGATCCGGCGGGCCGTGGGCCAGCTGTCCGGCTCCACCGTCCTCGGCCTGGAGGACACCGGCGCGATCATGAACCGCATCGGCAAGAGCGAGCTGTGCTGGGGCGACCAGATGTCGGTCGACGACCTGCTGGCCCGGATCGCGGCCGTCACCCCGGACGAGGTCCGCTCGGTCGCACAGGATGTACTGGCCCAGCGGCCCTCCCTCGCGGTGATCGGCCCGCTGAAGGAGAAGCAGGCGGCCCGTCTCGACGAGGCCGTCGCCTAG
- the dapB gene encoding 4-hydroxy-tetrahydrodipicolinate reductase, with translation MSKLRVAVLGAHGRIGSAAVKAVAAAEDMELVAALGRGDKLETLVEAGAQIAVELTTPASVMENLEFLVGHGIHGVVGTTGWTEDRLARLDTWLAASPATGVLIAPNFSIGAVLTMKFAAQAARYFESVEVIELHHPNKVDAPSGTATRTAQLIAAARAEAGLGAQPDATATALDGARGADVDGVPVHAIRLRGLLAHQEVLLGGEGETLTIRHDSLHHSSFMPGILLGARRVTQTPGLTFGLENFLELG, from the coding sequence ATGAGCAAGCTGCGCGTGGCAGTTCTCGGCGCCCATGGCCGCATCGGCTCCGCGGCCGTCAAGGCGGTCGCGGCCGCCGAGGACATGGAACTGGTGGCCGCCCTCGGCCGCGGAGACAAGCTGGAGACGCTGGTCGAGGCCGGGGCCCAGATCGCGGTCGAGCTGACCACCCCCGCCTCGGTGATGGAGAACCTGGAGTTCCTCGTCGGCCACGGCATCCACGGAGTGGTCGGCACCACCGGCTGGACCGAGGACCGCCTCGCCCGGCTGGACACCTGGCTCGCCGCTTCCCCGGCGACGGGCGTGCTCATCGCCCCGAACTTCTCCATCGGGGCCGTCCTGACGATGAAGTTCGCCGCCCAGGCCGCCCGGTACTTCGAGTCCGTCGAGGTCATCGAGCTGCACCACCCGAACAAGGTCGACGCCCCCTCCGGCACGGCGACCCGTACGGCGCAGCTCATCGCGGCCGCCCGCGCCGAGGCCGGCCTCGGCGCGCAGCCCGACGCCACCGCCACCGCCCTCGACGGCGCGCGCGGCGCGGACGTCGACGGGGTCCCGGTGCACGCGATCCGCCTCCGCGGCCTGCTGGCCCATCAGGAGGTGCTCCTCGGCGGTGAGGGCGAGACCCTGACCATCCGTCACGACTCCCTGCACCACAGCAGCTTCATGCCGGGCATCCTGCTCGGCGCGCGCCGCGTGACGCAGACCCCGGGCCTCACCTTCGGCCTGGAAAACTTCCTCGAACTCGGCTGA
- a CDS encoding PH domain-containing protein, producing the protein MPLPFLTADGAFDAHDTGETLPYEDPDRWRRPYRPGPWRVAIASVMLLVGSFMLFATVIIVAAGTWTGALGGLLASLAVVGSALRLLRTGVWVSPKGLRVAGFLTTRSIPWSQVGEVRTVQQPVRWLGLPRTVQGQALTVAARGGAELPVLLTDHNADFLSRTEAFDRAADSVEAWADEYRAVPA; encoded by the coding sequence GTGCCCCTGCCCTTCCTGACGGCCGACGGCGCATTCGACGCGCACGACACCGGGGAGACGCTCCCCTACGAAGACCCCGACCGATGGCGCCGCCCGTACCGCCCGGGGCCCTGGCGGGTGGCCATCGCCTCAGTGATGCTCCTGGTCGGCTCGTTCATGCTGTTCGCCACGGTGATCATCGTGGCCGCCGGCACCTGGACCGGCGCCCTGGGCGGTCTGCTGGCCTCGCTCGCCGTGGTCGGCTCCGCCCTGCGGCTGCTGCGCACGGGCGTCTGGGTGAGCCCCAAGGGGCTGCGCGTGGCGGGGTTCCTGACCACCCGCTCGATCCCCTGGAGCCAGGTCGGCGAGGTCCGCACCGTGCAGCAGCCCGTGCGCTGGCTCGGGTTGCCGCGGACGGTGCAGGGCCAGGCCCTGACGGTGGCCGCGCGCGGCGGCGCCGAGCTGCCGGTCCTGCTGACCGACCACAACGCCGATTTCCTGTCCCGCACCGAGGCCTTCGACCGGGCGGCCGACTCGGTCGAGGCCTGGGCCGACGAGTACCGGGCCGTACCGGCCTGA